In one window of Thermodesulfobacteriota bacterium DNA:
- a CDS encoding radical SAM protein, which produces MHTEEILKKTRSFDVLSKEELVYLLDLPPDSSEAYMVMAEATRLSKELSGGMAEVHAQFAINLAPCSCDCLFCSFAKINGVFKEATELSIAQSVAYARQFEIDGANAVFMMSTARYPFERFIEMAEEIRRNLNPETTLIANVGDQTLKNSVKLKDAGFSGVYHAVRLREGTDTTLSVKKRKQSIRNFMEAGLEVGTCVEPVGPEHTNEELAEMIEFTASFNPSYSGAARRIPIPRTAIAERGVINELRMAQIVAVTRLGMPRSVMGNCTHEPCTLGAIAGANLFWAEVGANPRDIEQKTEEGRGETVNSCQSIFSESNWKLWSGPSRYYNSNG; this is translated from the coding sequence ATGCATACTGAAGAAATATTAAAAAAAACGCGATCGTTTGATGTACTGTCTAAAGAAGAACTCGTCTATCTGCTTGACCTGCCGCCAGATTCTTCCGAAGCATACATGGTCATGGCTGAAGCAACACGTCTTTCGAAAGAGCTTTCCGGTGGAATGGCCGAAGTGCATGCGCAGTTTGCTATCAATCTCGCTCCGTGTTCTTGTGACTGTCTCTTCTGCTCTTTTGCAAAGATAAACGGTGTCTTTAAAGAAGCAACGGAGCTGTCTATAGCGCAATCTGTTGCCTATGCCCGCCAGTTTGAGATAGATGGTGCGAATGCGGTGTTCATGATGTCAACAGCCAGATATCCATTTGAACGATTCATAGAAATGGCCGAGGAAATTAGAAGGAACCTGAATCCGGAAACGACATTGATTGCCAACGTCGGTGACCAGACGCTCAAGAATTCAGTCAAGCTTAAGGATGCCGGCTTTTCAGGCGTTTATCACGCTGTTCGATTGCGAGAGGGAACGGATACCACACTTTCAGTAAAAAAAAGAAAACAGAGTATCCGTAACTTCATGGAGGCCGGCCTTGAAGTCGGAACATGTGTCGAACCTGTAGGTCCGGAACACACTAACGAGGAGTTGGCTGAGATGATAGAATTTACGGCCTCTTTCAATCCTTCGTATAGCGGTGCTGCCAGACGTATCCCCATACCTAGAACCGCTATAGCAGAACGCGGAGTTATCAACGAATTGCGTATGGCTCAGATCGTTGCTGTTACCCGGTTGGGAATGCCGCGATCTGTAATGGGTAACTGCACCCATGAGCCTTGTACTCTTGGTGCGATCGCCGGAGCAAATCTTTTTTGGGCAGAAGTCGGCGCCAATCCTCGGGATATTGAGCAAAAGACAGAAGAAGGCAGAGGTGAAACCGTTAATAGCTGTCAGTCAATTTTTAGTGAAAGCAATTGGAAATTGTGGAGCGGTCCCTCACGCTACTACAATAGCAACGGATGA
- a CDS encoding GNAT family N-acetyltransferase: MNVIIRQCLTNELDTLQRIGYETFDETFRSINSPETMDKYLQQAFSMKKLSEELRSTCCKFYFMYLDNELVGYLKINDAPAQSDINDRESMEVERIYVRKEHKGKGLGKVLMDYAFQQAKENKKRYVWLGVWEKNVDAIAFYNKMGFNEAGRRSFRMGDEQQSDLIMKKIINNK, from the coding sequence ATGAACGTTATCATACGACAGTGTTTAACCAATGAATTAGATACGTTACAGAGAATTGGATACGAAACATTTGATGAAACGTTCAGGTCAATAAATAGCCCTGAAACAATGGACAAGTATCTTCAACAAGCATTTAGCATGAAGAAACTGTCAGAAGAGCTTCGTAGTACATGTTGCAAGTTTTATTTCATGTATTTAGACAATGAATTGGTCGGATATCTCAAAATAAATGATGCGCCAGCTCAGTCGGATATTAATGATAGAGAATCAATGGAAGTTGAGAGAATATATGTAAGGAAAGAACATAAAGGTAAAGGATTGGGCAAGGTTTTAATGGACTACGCATTTCAGCAAGCAAAAGAAAATAAAAAAAGATATGTCTGGTTAGGTGTATGGGAAAAGAATGTCGATGCAATCGCATTCTATAATAAGATGGGATTTAATGAGGCAGGACGACGTTCATTTCGAATGGGAGATGAACAACAGTCTGACCTGATAATGAAGAAAATCATCAATAACAAGTAG